One Candidatus Woesearchaeota archaeon genomic region harbors:
- a CDS encoding SRPBCC family protein has translation MTFKSQHISVSINCSPERVYAFASNPENLPHWATGLSTSLEKINGEWIAESPIGRIKITFAEKNKFGILDHDVTLPSGEKVYNPMRVFPNNGGSELIFTLYRRPDMSDHMFTEDANVVRKDLETLKMLLERLP, from the coding sequence ATGACATTTAAATCCCAGCATATCAGTGTTTCAATTAATTGCTCTCCGGAAAGGGTTTATGCGTTTGCTTCAAATCCTGAAAATCTGCCTCACTGGGCTACCGGGTTAAGCACCTCTCTTGAGAAAATCAATGGTGAGTGGATTGCTGAATCACCGATCGGAAGAATAAAAATCACCTTTGCTGAAAAAAATAAATTTGGTATTCTCGATCATGATGTTACCCTACCTTCTGGTGAGAAGGTCTACAATCCTATGCGTGTTTTTCCCAATAATGGTGGTAGTGAACTGATCTTCACTTTGTATCGACGTCCGGATATGTCAGATCATATGTTTACCGAAGATGCAAATGTTGTCAGAAAGGATCTCGAAACATTAAAGATGTTGCTTGAAAGATTACCATGA
- a CDS encoding AlkZ family DNA glycosylase, whose amino-acid sequence MRTGIDLVHYRFYNQQLGKTTFRKPEALVRWMGAVQAQDYHGGLWGIGLRLPGITKSDIEQAISERKIVRTWSMRGTLHFVPASDAKWMLELLTPRVIKKSLGRYKELGLHDHIFEQSKRLFTKALTGKQLTRNELYQVLANGKINPEGQRGYHILSHLAQTAFICHSTRQGHQPRFALFDEWIPRSKRLNRNKALAELARRYFTSHGPATLQDFTWWSGLTVADARVGITSVKEIMNTEIDGRTYFLTRKTIAKIPLETHLLPPYDEYFISYKDRSAVINANMLKGMHIALTNSPLIIKGKVIGIWKRIIKKNGLAIIAKLFVSLNSTEKNSLFLAAERYSFFLGTPVTLTVENTENH is encoded by the coding sequence ATGAGAACAGGTATTGATCTTGTACATTATCGTTTTTACAATCAGCAACTTGGCAAAACAACGTTTCGTAAACCTGAAGCATTAGTTAGGTGGATGGGTGCTGTTCAAGCGCAAGACTACCATGGTGGTCTTTGGGGTATTGGATTACGATTGCCTGGTATAACCAAGAGCGATATTGAACAGGCGATTTCAGAGAGAAAAATTGTTCGTACGTGGTCCATGCGGGGAACATTACACTTTGTTCCTGCTAGCGATGCGAAGTGGATGCTTGAGTTGTTAACTCCACGAGTTATTAAAAAAAGCCTAGGACGTTACAAAGAATTAGGATTACATGACCATATCTTTGAACAAAGTAAACGATTATTCACGAAAGCACTTACCGGTAAGCAGCTAACTCGAAATGAATTGTACCAAGTACTTGCAAACGGTAAAATTAATCCTGAAGGACAGCGTGGCTATCACATACTGTCCCATTTGGCTCAAACAGCGTTTATCTGTCATAGTACTCGACAAGGTCATCAACCCAGATTCGCTCTCTTTGATGAATGGATACCTCGCAGCAAAAGACTGAATCGTAATAAAGCTTTAGCAGAGCTTGCCAGGCGTTATTTCACCAGTCACGGACCTGCAACATTGCAAGATTTTACCTGGTGGTCAGGTTTGACCGTTGCTGATGCAAGAGTGGGTATCACATCGGTCAAAGAGATAATGAATACAGAAATTGATGGGCGCACATATTTCCTTACGAGGAAAACCATTGCGAAAATTCCCCTTGAAACTCACTTATTGCCTCCCTATGATGAATATTTTATTTCATATAAAGATAGAAGCGCGGTGATTAATGCAAATATGCTCAAAGGAATGCATATAGCTTTGACAAACTCGCCGTTGATAATAAAAGGAAAAGTGATAGGCATTTGGAAGCGTATTATTAAGAAAAATGGCCTTGCTATTATTGCGAAGCTCTTTGTGTCGCTTAACAGCACTGAAAAAAATAGTTTGTTCCTAGCAGCAGAGCGTTATAGCTTCTTTTTAGGAACACCGGTTACCTTAACTGTTGAAAATACTGAAAATCATTGA